A genomic stretch from Antarcticibacterium flavum includes:
- a CDS encoding CusA/CzcA family heavy metal efflux RND transporter: MLSRIIKFSLENKLIVLLLTSFMVGYGIYSLTQIPIGAVPDITNNQVQVITTSQNLSTQDMEQFITYPVELEMANLPGVVEIRSVSKFGLSVVTIVFEDKMGTYLPRQLIAEKIESASQNIPEGFGTPEMGPITTGLGEIYQYILDTKPGYEDKYTATELRTIQDWIVKRQLSGIPGVVEVNSWGGKLKQYEVAINTEKLMAMNISTTDVFTALEKNNSVAGGGYIERINQAYFIRGEGLVNSLEDIENIVVTNIGANPVYIRDIAEVGFGHATRYGAITGNGEGEKVLGQVMMIKDGNSKKVIEAVQERVASISQSLPEGVYINGFLDRSTLIGKTTFTITENLLLGCLIVIFVVVLLLGNLRSGLVVASVIPLCLLFALSMMYIFGIDANLMSLGAIDFGIIIDGAVIIVEFIAFRITTQKDELANLGKAEKRLVQDKITYEGATKMMNSAVFGQLIILIVFIPILSLSGVEGKMFKPMALTFSFALIGAMILCFTYVPVMSSMFLKPSNLSDKNISVRLMRAVTRAYDPVIRFALSAKTLILGLSALLLAISIYIFTTMGGEFVPTLDEGDFVIQPVLKTGTSLSETIKITTQMETILLEKFPEVDQVVTRIGAAEVPTDPMSMEESDVIITLKPQGEWVSAESKDELADKFKEALAVIPGMEVEFTQPIEMRFNELITGVRADIAIKVFGEDLSILSNKAHEIERLIRDVEGAADITVEKVEGLPQMNVKYNRSKIARYGLNIADLNELISMGFAGRTVGSVFEGEKRFDLVVRLNEAGRRDLSSLQNLYVDLPAGGRIPLRELADITYQTGAAKISRDDTRRRIVVGINVRNRDLQSVVDDVQELIDKNIELPVGYSITYGGQFENLQSARARLLIAVPVALILIFILLYFAFKSVKEALIIYSAIPLAAVGGILLLWIRDMPFSISAGVGFIALFGIAVLNGIVLIEHFKDLKKDGMEHNDNLVRKGAKDRLRAVLLTASAAALGFLPMAVSTNAGAEVQRPLATVVIGGLVTATLLTLVVVPVLYSIFGDTGKPALKFRNKNKPLLFILLLFAVPGFSQEQPFNFEEIRNLALENNASLRASALEVEEAKALVNTAFDFDNTEVYYHYDQNNLAINEQPVEVFGIKQEFAFPTVYTAALNRNKAGLEVQTLRNNLEVLRLEGAVAAAYYQLQYEMEREQVYAYLDSLYDRFSYSARRRFELGETNYLEKITAQAKQRELQTRYRQAGEDVVAAREELMRLVQASMPINILKIPLPKLEIKNIGFQDNVILDLAESLVALQNAEKKLNRNRLLPDISLDYFGGSNSGLDYNLYGYQLGLKIPLLFPAKSARIKAATIAEDRAAEEADNIRIDLQARYLRLQAELRKHKEALSYFEEEGMELSEEILKTANLSYQNGELDFFQYILSLESANEIILNYLESLNSYNQTVISINYLILN, translated from the coding sequence ATGCTTTCAAGGATTATAAAATTCAGCTTAGAAAATAAGCTGATCGTGTTATTGTTAACCAGCTTTATGGTTGGGTACGGGATCTATTCCCTCACCCAAATCCCTATTGGTGCTGTACCCGATATTACCAACAACCAGGTGCAGGTTATCACTACCTCGCAGAACCTTTCAACCCAGGATATGGAGCAGTTCATCACTTATCCCGTGGAGCTGGAAATGGCGAATTTACCGGGGGTGGTGGAGATACGTTCTGTCTCAAAGTTCGGCCTATCTGTAGTCACAATTGTATTCGAAGACAAGATGGGCACCTACCTGCCCCGGCAGTTGATCGCTGAAAAAATTGAGTCGGCATCACAAAATATTCCGGAAGGTTTCGGAACGCCAGAGATGGGCCCTATTACCACGGGATTGGGTGAGATCTATCAATATATCCTGGACACCAAGCCCGGGTATGAAGATAAATACACTGCCACTGAACTTCGTACTATACAGGACTGGATCGTAAAGCGGCAACTCTCAGGTATCCCCGGCGTTGTTGAAGTGAACAGCTGGGGCGGTAAATTAAAGCAATATGAAGTAGCCATTAATACTGAAAAGTTAATGGCCATGAATATCTCTACAACAGATGTGTTCACTGCGCTGGAAAAAAATAACAGCGTTGCCGGCGGGGGTTATATTGAAAGGATCAACCAGGCCTACTTCATTCGTGGAGAAGGTTTGGTAAATAGTCTGGAGGATATAGAGAACATCGTAGTAACCAATATAGGAGCTAATCCTGTTTACATTCGGGACATTGCTGAAGTCGGTTTTGGCCACGCCACCCGCTATGGGGCTATTACCGGGAATGGTGAAGGCGAAAAGGTCCTGGGACAGGTCATGATGATCAAGGATGGGAATAGTAAAAAAGTAATTGAGGCTGTACAGGAACGTGTTGCTTCCATTTCGCAAAGCCTGCCCGAAGGGGTCTACATCAACGGTTTCCTGGACAGGAGTACTTTAATTGGGAAAACCACTTTTACAATTACAGAGAACCTGCTGCTCGGCTGCCTCATAGTGATCTTTGTGGTAGTGCTGCTCCTGGGGAACTTACGGTCTGGGCTGGTGGTGGCTTCTGTCATTCCGCTTTGCCTATTGTTTGCCCTTTCTATGATGTACATTTTTGGAATAGATGCCAACCTTATGAGCCTGGGTGCTATAGATTTTGGTATCATAATAGACGGGGCGGTAATTATTGTAGAGTTTATCGCCTTTAGGATAACAACCCAAAAGGATGAGCTGGCAAACCTTGGAAAAGCTGAAAAAAGGCTGGTACAGGACAAGATCACTTATGAAGGGGCGACAAAAATGATGAATTCGGCCGTATTTGGGCAGCTCATTATTTTGATAGTTTTTATACCTATCCTCTCCCTAAGCGGGGTTGAAGGCAAGATGTTCAAACCCATGGCGCTCACCTTCAGTTTTGCACTTATAGGGGCGATGATCCTTTGTTTTACCTACGTTCCCGTTATGTCTTCCATGTTCCTGAAACCTTCTAACCTTTCAGATAAAAACATTTCAGTAAGACTAATGAGAGCGGTGACCCGGGCTTATGATCCTGTGATAAGGTTTGCACTTTCAGCTAAGACATTGATCCTGGGATTATCTGCTTTATTACTGGCCATTTCAATTTACATTTTCACGACCATGGGCGGGGAATTTGTACCTACACTGGATGAAGGGGATTTTGTAATACAACCTGTTCTCAAAACCGGGACCTCCCTAAGTGAGACTATTAAGATCACAACCCAAATGGAAACAATCCTGCTGGAAAAATTCCCTGAGGTAGACCAGGTGGTAACGCGAATTGGTGCTGCGGAAGTGCCTACAGACCCTATGTCCATGGAGGAAAGCGATGTGATAATCACCTTGAAACCGCAAGGGGAATGGGTAAGTGCTGAAAGCAAAGATGAGCTGGCCGATAAATTCAAGGAAGCCCTGGCGGTTATCCCCGGGATGGAAGTGGAATTTACCCAACCAATAGAAATGAGGTTTAATGAGTTGATAACCGGGGTAAGGGCAGATATTGCTATCAAAGTGTTTGGGGAGGATCTTTCTATTCTAAGCAACAAAGCACATGAAATTGAGAGGCTCATACGGGATGTGGAAGGAGCTGCAGATATCACGGTGGAAAAGGTAGAAGGGCTGCCTCAAATGAACGTAAAATACAACAGAAGTAAGATCGCTCGCTATGGACTTAACATTGCAGATCTCAACGAACTCATAAGTATGGGCTTTGCAGGAAGGACCGTAGGCAGTGTATTCGAAGGTGAAAAAAGATTTGATCTGGTTGTAAGGCTAAATGAAGCCGGACGTCGCGATCTTTCCAGCCTGCAAAATCTTTATGTGGACCTCCCGGCCGGCGGCAGGATACCATTGCGGGAACTGGCAGATATTACCTATCAAACCGGTGCGGCAAAGATCTCCAGGGATGACACCCGGCGCAGGATCGTGGTGGGCATTAATGTGAGAAACCGTGACCTCCAAAGTGTGGTAGATGATGTACAGGAGCTTATTGATAAAAACATCGAGCTACCGGTAGGTTACAGTATTACATATGGAGGACAATTTGAAAATCTTCAAAGTGCCCGTGCGCGCTTATTAATTGCTGTCCCGGTGGCTCTTATACTCATTTTTATTCTCCTATATTTCGCCTTCAAATCGGTTAAGGAAGCACTAATTATCTACTCTGCTATTCCCCTGGCTGCAGTTGGTGGAATATTATTGTTGTGGATACGGGATATGCCCTTTAGTATCTCTGCCGGGGTGGGCTTTATAGCCCTGTTTGGTATAGCGGTGTTGAACGGGATAGTATTGATCGAACATTTTAAAGACCTTAAAAAGGATGGTATGGAACATAATGATAACCTGGTAAGAAAAGGGGCAAAAGACCGGCTTCGAGCCGTGCTGCTTACGGCCTCTGCGGCGGCACTGGGATTCCTGCCTATGGCAGTTTCTACCAATGCCGGGGCCGAGGTACAAAGGCCTTTGGCTACAGTTGTAATTGGAGGGCTGGTAACTGCTACCCTGTTAACCCTGGTGGTAGTCCCGGTACTTTATTCGATCTTTGGGGATACGGGCAAACCTGCATTAAAATTCAGAAATAAAAATAAGCCGTTGTTGTTCATACTGCTACTCTTTGCAGTTCCAGGCTTCTCGCAGGAACAACCTTTTAATTTTGAGGAAATAAGAAACCTGGCACTGGAAAATAATGCTAGCCTGAGAGCATCTGCCCTGGAGGTGGAGGAAGCGAAGGCTTTGGTTAATACGGCTTTTGATTTTGATAATACTGAAGTGTATTATCATTATGATCAAAATAACCTGGCAATCAATGAACAGCCGGTTGAGGTTTTCGGGATCAAACAGGAATTCGCCTTTCCCACGGTTTATACTGCTGCCCTCAATAGGAACAAAGCCGGCCTGGAGGTGCAAACCTTACGTAATAACCTGGAGGTCCTGAGACTTGAAGGTGCAGTAGCTGCAGCTTACTATCAATTACAGTATGAAATGGAGCGGGAGCAAGTGTATGCCTACCTTGACAGCCTTTATGACAGGTTCTCCTATTCTGCCCGCCGAAGATTTGAACTGGGGGAAACCAATTACCTGGAGAAGATCACTGCCCAGGCCAAACAAAGGGAATTACAAACCCGCTACCGGCAGGCGGGTGAAGATGTGGTTGCTGCCCGCGAGGAATTAATGAGGCTGGTGCAAGCTTCCATGCCAATAAATATTCTTAAAATACCCCTGCCTAAACTGGAGATAAAGAATATTGGCTTTCAGGATAACGTTATCCTGGATCTGGCTGAATCGCTTGTAGCACTGCAGAATGCTGAGAAAAAATTGAACAGGAACCGCCTGCTTCCGGATATAAGCCTGGATTATTTCGGCGGAAGCAATTCCGGCCTGGACTATAATCTCTATGGTTACCAGCTAGGTTTAAAGATCCCGCTTTTATTTCCGGCCAAATCTGCGCGGATAAAGGCTGCAACCATAGCTGAGGATCGCGCTGCTGAAGAAGCTGATAACATAAGAATTGATCTACAGGCCAGGTATCTAAGGCTTCAGGCTGAATTGCGGAAACATAAAGAAGCCCTCTCCTATTTTGAAGAAGAAGGCATGGAACTTTCAGAAGAGATCCTTAAAACAGCAAATTTAAGCTACCAGAATGGTGAGCTGGATTTTTTCCAGTATATCCTTAGTCTGGAAAGTGCTAATGAGATCATCCTTAATTATCTGGAAAGTTTGAATTCTTATAACCAAACGGTCATTTCAATAAATTACCTAATCTTAAATTGA
- a CDS encoding phosphatase PAP2 family protein has translation MDHQYSEINTTKVKSQYFKNLFFLVFLWLFLLAPEDSHSQFFNKEDSFIENSGDAAVILLPVAAGTTTLLLKDKQGAWQFTKSFLLNLAVTGAGKVLINKQRPLEGGDYAFPSGHTSVAFQSASFFHRRYGFKYSIPAYVLAGFTAYSRYNAARHDGWDILGGAIVGIGSTYIFTTPREDRKMELTFSSGEDAYMLGFRYTF, from the coding sequence TTGGACCATCAATATTCAGAAATAAATACAACAAAAGTTAAGTCGCAGTATTTTAAAAACCTCTTTTTTCTTGTTTTCCTGTGGCTTTTTTTGCTGGCCCCAGAGGATTCACATAGCCAGTTCTTTAATAAGGAAGATTCTTTTATTGAGAATTCAGGAGACGCGGCAGTTATATTACTTCCAGTTGCAGCAGGGACCACCACCTTGCTGCTTAAAGACAAGCAGGGTGCCTGGCAGTTCACAAAGAGTTTCCTGCTCAATTTGGCCGTGACCGGGGCTGGGAAAGTTCTCATTAATAAACAGCGGCCGCTTGAGGGGGGTGATTATGCTTTTCCCTCAGGTCATACCTCTGTGGCTTTCCAGAGTGCATCCTTTTTCCACAGGAGATATGGCTTTAAATATAGTATTCCCGCTTACGTACTTGCAGGTTTTACTGCCTATAGCCGGTACAATGCAGCCCGGCATGACGGCTGGGATATCCTTGGAGGAGCAATTGTAGGAATAGGAAGCACTTATATTTTTACTACTCCCCGTGAAGACAGGAAGATGGAGCTTACTTTTTCCAGCGGGGAAGATGCGTATATGTTGGGCTTTAGGTATACGTTTTAG